From the genome of Mastacembelus armatus chromosome 21, fMasArm1.2, whole genome shotgun sequence:
AATATCAAGTGCAAGAGGGCCTTTAATTGAGAAACCAATAAAGAATGACACCTTTGAGCCATCCGCATGGCCACTAACCTGACTTCGAAAGAATGGATTGACTTCCACCTTTTGATCTGGGACACAAGTATCTGCCAGTATCAGGTGATTCTTCACCTCGCCTCTGACCCTGCAGAGGAGCTCCtccactttcttttctttccatatTTTACCATTTTCCCACATGGAAGCAAACTGTTCTGGCCCGGCGGTGATACACTTTTTGATTTCCCTAAGGGTTACCAGCCGTTCATAGCCACATGGCTTTTTCCCCAAGAAGAAATGGACAGTGGGCCACTTTCCCTTGTACACTCCCTTCATCTCTGTGTGATAAGAGGTCCTAATCTGTGATATGCATTTCTGCAGGACTCTCCCATCTGTGTGGTGCTGCTGTGGCCACAACAGAACAACTGCAATAAAGTGCAGTGACAAATAATCACTTAGTGGAACATGGCCACGCTGAATTTGGTGAAGAAGATCAAGTAGTTTCTTGTATGGTTTAACGAGTGATGATTCCAGTTTGATGCGACTCAACACAACATTGACATAGAtcaagtttattttttctgtaactGTTGGCTTATGATCAGGTGCACAAACAAAATCATACTGTCTAGCAATCTTCTCCACCATTTCTGTTGAGATGTCATTTGACAGAAAATTTAGAATCCCACAGTAGGTTGCAGCTTTTTGCATCTCCAGGAACTGTCTTGCCTGGTCTAGTTTCagcatggttttatttttcccatttttgcAGAAAAGATCTGCATATACTTTGAAACATCTCAAAAGCTCATTTTGAGTTATTTGATCACGACTGTCTTTCATTCCAAATCTGGAGCCCAAGTTCACATAAAAATTCTCAAGGAAGTCAAAGTTCTTCTTCATGCTACCTTTGAGATTACAAAGTACATCTTCAAACTGTCTGAGAACAATGTAGTAGGATCTGTGTTTGTTGTGCCATTGATCACTCTTCTCTACATCCTGAAGTTTAACGTATCCAGAGAGAACCTGACTCATTATGTCATGATGGACATTGTTAGAAGAAAACACAGGGGTCTTTTCCAGAATTTCAATGACAAGTACTCCAACCTGAATTTCTCCCAGGCACCCTGACGTATTGAAAGCACAGTTGTCTGTCTTGACTTGTAATCGGTAAACCGACTCCTTCTTTGCAAGATTCTGTGTTTCCTTGAATCCATCTATTGCTGCCTGAGCCATTTTGAGAAACCTATCCAATTTATCAGGACCAATAGTTTCGTTCTTACAATTAGCAATGCCTTTCTTCAGCTCATGCTTGTTAACTTGTGCTGATGTGTCTGCCATGTATGAGTTGTCTTTGGAAAGATCTTTTGCTTTCTGTGCCCATTGTTTTGCTTCTGAGAAATCCTTTTTCTTTAGGTAGTAGTACCTGGCAAGTAACTGAGAGATCACAGCATCTTTCTCAAATCTTTTTGATGCATTTGTTAGTACTATCTCCTCCATTCCTGGAGTTTCTTTTGCGATCTCTTGAATTAGTGGAGAGAACTGAGATTCCTCCTCAGCTGAATGATATCTCTTCACTAAAATGTGGTGAACATCTTGCAGGAGCTTGTCTTTGCCTTGTGTGCTCTCATAAAGCTCTTTTGTGGTTAGCAGAAGGTCTGCAATAGAAGCTTTGCTCACATTGTGTGTGGTAGTAAGTTCCTGTAAACAGTGCTGTGCAATACTGGAATGGATCATTTTGATCGCTTTGAACACTACCTTGCCCTCAACTAAGCAGCTAGTAATTAAAGTTGAAAACTTCCCAAATCCTTCTTCAACTTTGACTGTTCCACAAACTGGTTTTGGCTGAAGACCAAGAAATTCCTCACAcaaagagatggaaagagaggcACCCTTGCAATATACAttcaacaaaactaaaacagcCAGGAGTTGTGCATGTCTCTGATTCTCACTGAAGCTCTTAAGAGTGTTACGAACCACCCCCTGAACATACTCTGTCTTAAAGTTCTTCTTCATGATCATAAATCCATAGAATGTTTCAGCattcttgtgtgttttctctatttCTACCAGTTTTTCCTCAAATAGTTTCTGTTCTTTCTCAGAAAGATTGTTTCCAATGAATACTGTGTCTTCAGTTGTTTCCGTTAGTTCAGAGGACTCTGACCTCATACAGTTCAAGAGAATTACCTGTGCAGACTTGGactgaatgtctttttttatacaTTCTTTTTCAATAAGCTGCTGCAAGTCAAATACTTTTTCCTTCTCATCAAAGTCATCTATCATCAGCACAACAGGGACCCGGGGTAGTTGTTCCTTGTGGTCATACATTAAAAGTTTGACCACTTGATGAGCTACTTCAGCAAAGTCAGCATTGCTGTCTTTAAGGACAGCACAACGGAATCTGTCCCGAAGAGCCCATAAAACATGCATAGCCAAAGTTGTCCCACCACATCCTGGTGCATGCAGGAGGTTGAACAATGCACAGGCTTTTCTCAGGGACGACAAATCTGGTATGATGGTGTTCATGATGAAGTCAAACTTGTCTCGTTTGATGAATGGTGTGGATCCAGGCTCTTCTGATAAATAGAAATTCCACCATGAtacttttcctcctctgtaGAAATTTTCTTCTAtgacaattttattttcatttcctccCTCACACTGGTTCATGCACAGGACATCAAGTGTATTCAAGCTACGCTCCTCTTTCTTCTTAAGAAGGACTTTGCTTCCCCCACCACAAGGTAGAAAACGATTGGCCCTTCGGTTTTTTGAAAAAAGACTAAGGACAGTGCCATTGACTTCAGCAAAACCTAGCTCATATATGCATCTTCCAGTGATGTTAATGCCACACCGAGCCTGAATCAGATCCTTCCATGAGGTAAATGCTTTTTCGTTGTCACATATACAAATAATTTGCTCTGTGCCTCTGAGCTCTTGCCAGAATGTAGTGAAAGTCTCCACGAGTGGGTCCATTATATCACTCACTGTTgataaaagtaagaaaatgacAAGGAATCTCTTGTTTGGAAGCACATCTTTCCGACACAAGAAAGAAATCACATCTCGAACCGAGGCTCCTTTGTCCATCAACCACTGGCCTATGTCTGATGGTGCCTCATCTTCAATACTACCATTGCAGAATACCCAGCTGGTGTTTCGAGTTAATTTCAACTTGTTTGCAATGTCCTCAACTGCCTCTGTGATTTTATACTGTGCTGGTGAATGGACATTTACTGTACTCTGTTGTTTAAAGTGACACAGTAATCCATCTTTAGCTGATTCTGGGTCAAAGTCCAGAACAGCTGTCGGGTTGAGCTCTACAAGAAAACCAAGTGATTCAAACTGCCTCAAATGTGATTTATTAGTTACTATCACATACTGCTCAAAGTTTGACTTATCTAAAGTAAGAGTCCCACCAGTTATTATCTGACTCAATCTAGAGCCTTGTGTACTGCTTTTTATCACATTGAGatgcttctcttcttctgtttttcgGCGTTGTGAAAGATGTGCCACACTGTCAATGAATTTCTTGTAATTCTTCTCCACATCTTTTCCAGATGTAGTGTCTAGATAGAGATTGCTGCTGCTACCACCATCTCTGACATagaattgtttttcttttttcttggaTTTTGTTGTGCCACTGTTGAAAGTGTGGTAGATGTTTTCTTCACAGATCGTGGAGTCAGGAACTATATCGACTTCTATCACACATTTGTCAGATGATGTCATATTCTTGTTCAGAACCTGAACAAATCGAGGGTGTTTGATGCACATTTGAGCAGCGTCTTTGTGTTTATATTCAAAGTAACGCTCAGTGGCAGATTTCAGTTCCTTTGCATAAGCTTCTTTGTCCTCAACAACCACTCCCAACACTTGACCATGAGTGAAGTCTGGCATGTCCCCTATTCCAAAGTGTATGGTACCATTGGTGCGGCTGTTCATGCAGGCAGCTGCAAAGCGAATAACCTCAAAAATGAACTTGCTCATTTTATTTCCAACTGGTGTATTGATGAAAGCTTTATACTCATGGCAGGGTTCTATCAGGTTTGAGGGACCTGATTCTATAGTATCAAGAATGCTGCTCTCTATGTATCTATATGTATCGTGGTACCTATTAAAGGGATAAGGCTTGCATG
Proteins encoded in this window:
- the LOC113123956 gene encoding sterile alpha motif domain-containing protein 9-like, whose amino-acid sequence is MAKTVTTSTMETSDCVEETKCVLAGQDEIKCDEEDLSPDIKEWSKHQVRKWALQLNKTIAEIMFQQDICGQSLMLLDTTDLKEMGVTFGPAKLLIQARDEVVRLKKEEPTSSKYQPGRPCKPYPFNRYHDTYRYIESSILDTIESGPSNLIEPCHEYKAFINTPVGNKMSKFIFEVIRFAAACMNSRTNGTIHFGIGDMPDFTHGQVLGVVVEDKEAYAKELKSATERYFEYKHKDAAQMCIKHPRFVQVLNKNMTSSDKCVIEVDIVPDSTICEENIYHTFNSGTTKSKKKEKQFYVRDGGSSSNLYLDTTSGKDVEKNYKKFIDSVAHLSQRRKTEEEKHLNVIKSSTQGSRLSQIITGGTLTLDKSNFEQYVIVTNKSHLRQFESLGFLVELNPTAVLDFDPESAKDGLLCHFKQQSTVNVHSPAQYKITEAVEDIANKLKLTRNTSWVFCNGSIEDEAPSDIGQWLMDKGASVRDVISFLCRKDVLPNKRFLVIFLLLSTVSDIMDPLVETFTTFWQELRGTEQIICICDNEKAFTSWKDLIQARCGINITGRCIYELGFAEVNGTVLSLFSKNRRANRFLPCGGGSKVLLKKKEERSLNTLDVLCMNQCEGGNENKIVIEENFYRGGKVSWWNFYLSEEPGSTPFIKRDKFDFIMNTIIPDLSSLRKACALFNLLHAPGCGGTTLAMHVLWALRDRFRCAVLKDSNADFAEVAHQVVKLLMYDHKEQLPRVPVVLMIDDFDEKEKVFDLQQLIEKECIKKDIQSKSAQVILLNCMRSESSELTETTEDTVFIGNNLSEKEQKLFEEKLVEIEKTHKNAETFYGFMIMKKNFKTEYVQGVVRNTLKSFSENQRHAQLLAVLVLLNVYCKGASLSISLCEEFLGLQPKPVCGTVKVEEGFGKFSTLITSCLVEGKVVFKAIKMIHSSIAQHCLQELTTTHNVSKASIADLLLTTKELYESTQGKDKLLQDVHHILVKRYHSAEEESQFSPLIQEIAKETPGMEEIVLTNASKRFEKDAVISQLLARYYYLKKKDFSEAKQWAQKAKDLSKDNSYMADTSAQVNKHELKKGIANCKNETIGPDKLDRFLKMAQAAIDGFKETQNLAKKESVYRLQVKTDNCAFNTSGCLGEIQVGVLVIEILEKTPVFSSNNVHHDIMSQVLSGYVKLQDVEKSDQWHNKHRSYYIVLRQFEDVLCNLKGSMKKNFDFLENFYVNLGSRFGMKDSRDQITQNELLRCFKVYADLFCKNGKNKTMLKLDQARQFLEMQKAATYCGILNFLSNDISTEMVEKIARQYDFVCAPDHKPTVTEKINLIYVNVVLSRIKLESSLVKPYKKLLDLLHQIQRGHVPLSDYLSLHFIAVVLLWPQQHHTDGRVLQKCISQIRTSYHTEMKGVYKGKWPTVHFFLGKKPCGYERLVTLREIKKCITAGPEQFASMWENGKIWKEKKVEELLCRVRGEVKNHLILADTCVPDQKVEVNPFFRSQVSGHADGSKVSFFIGFSIKGPLALDIN